The genomic interval tctccagaggatcttcccaacccagggatcaaacgtatatctccttcgtctcctgcattgcaggtgcattctttaccactgagccacctgggaagtcccgagGGAAGAATCCTATGCAGTAAAGGGCATTCGGGAGACTCAGAATTTCATCAGATCAGAAACTTTAGGGGTGTCGGTCTACGCACCCCTTTGTATGCATGAGGTATCTGAGACCCAGGGCCTTCAGTAAATGAGGAACTGGGGTTCCAGCCTCCAGGTCTTACAGGCTGTGTGATTAGGACCCCACTGTACCCCAACCGCCCCCAAAGTAAGGAGGTGGCGAGAAATTCCTAGACTGGAGTCAGAACACTGGTCCAGCGCCTCGTGCCTTGAGCAGTACCTTGTGGCTGCCGGGGTGGCACTCCTCTCCTGCCCGCCCCAGCGGGGTGCACACCCGCAGCCCGCGCAGCCACAGGCTGACCGCACAGCAGGTGCCCGCCCTGCACTGCATATCCCGCTCGCAGGCCTGCGGGGGGAAGAGAAAGGGGCCATTAGTGCCCATGAGCACCACCCCAGAGAAACCGGAAGGGAACGTACATCCCAAAGCCCTTCAGAGGGGTGCTGGGAGCGGTACCCAGGCCTCAGTCCCCCGGGACACCCAGGGCCGTGCAGGGCCACTCCTGCTCCTGTGGAGGCAGGAAGCTCAGGGCTCAGCAGGGCAGCAGAACCGGATCTGAGCACCCCCTGACATCCTCTGGGGCCACTCGGTGGGGAGGCCTCCTCTGACAAGGCTAGAGCTTAGGAGACAGAGCTTTTCTAGCACCAGGAGATGCTCAGTGGGTGCTAATGAGATTGAGTTAACTCAAATTCTTCAAGCGGGAGGGTCCCAGCGGCCTGCACCCCAGGGTGGTCCATGTCAAGTTTCTTGGACAAGGACCCTCCAGCCCCCACCAAGCAGTACTCGGGGTGGTGCCTCTCCCTCCCACCATGGCCCCCTCAGTCCTCCCTGGAAATCCAGTCTCATCTGAGGGGCCAGCACCCCCTGACAGGTGTTTCCCCCCAGGGCATCTCCGCTGGCCTGCCTGGCCCCTATGTGACAATTGGCAAGTTatttagcctctctgtgcctcagtttattaGCAGTGAAATGGGTTAATAACAGTAACTCCTCTAGGATGGAGATGGACTCCTCCGGGCGGtgctcccagggcaggggctgcGTGGCCCTGCCTGGTTTCTGAAAGGTGCCATCTATGtgtgttttagtcgctcagtcgtgtctgactctttgcgaccccatggactgtagaccgccaggctcttctgtccatggaactgtccaggcaagagtactggagtcggttgcctttcccatctccagaggatctttccaacccagggactgaacccgggtctcccgaattgcagacagattctttaccatctgagccactggggaagacccaCACAAAGCTGCTTTAAGCAAAAGCCTACATGAAGGAAAACAGAACTAAACTGCTCCAGACTCAGGAGAAGCCACACTGTTGAAGCACCCCACCTTCCCACTTCAGAGATCAGTGGCTTCTCTGAGCTGAAGCTGGGAGCTGGGTTTGGGTTGGCCCTTctccattgggcttcccttgttgctcagctggtaaagaatccgcctgcaatggggaagacctgggttcgatccctgagctgggaagatccctctggagaagagaaaggctaccccctccagtattctggcctggagaattccatggaccatatagtccatggagtcgcagagtcagacacgaccgagcaacttccACTTCACTCCTCCATTGGGCCATGGAGTGCCCTCTGGCTTCCCTGTGGGCACTGCAGTGAAGTGGGGAACTCTGGGGCTGCTCAACCCTCAGAGGGAGTGCAGGGGGCAGTCACCTGGTCTCCAACCTAGTGAGGGCACGTCTCACACACCAGCCGGTCCCTGAAAGCTCAGGGTCAGGGCTGAGTGGACTCCACCTGGCTCTTCTGCCACAGACGTGTGGCATCACTGTCCCCCTCCGGGAGGAGGGGCCCTCCAGGACTGAATTTGGGACAGTCACGGTCTAGGGAGCAGAGCCCTGTGGGATGGTAGAGCCCAGCCTCTTTCTGAGAGTCAGACTGGGCTGCAGCAGGGCTTAGAGTGCGGAGGGGGCAGTTCTAACTTCTCTGACTACTCGGGTCTGCTGTGTGTCTTCTCTGTTTTCCCAAGGGTCACCTTGGAGGCTCTTTTAGGAAGACATTTTCCCATCTCTAAGCCCTCCCTCCTGCCAGACCTGCCTCTGGGCCAGACTTGGGGTCAACCTGCTGCCTGGCGGGGTAACCATGGCTTCTGCCCTCTATTCTCACCCTCCCAATCTTCAAGCTGCGCAATAGGAAGGCAGCTTTCAGTAGTTTACATTCATTAGGTACAATTCTGTCCTGACAGTTGTATTTATGCTTTGGGTCCCAAAAGCACTGGCTTGCCTTTGATGTTTGTTCTGCTTTGAAACTCAGTCTTTTTCCtctaaaaaggagaagaaagagatttTGCTTTCTGTGAACATTACAGTTAATCCAGTTCCAGGAATGGTTTGACCTTCTCTACATTTCCATTTTCTGTGTAAAAAGCTGGAGGAAGTTGAAACAAAAGTGAatgtccctcttttttttttttttttttttgttctagtggTTTTTTATCTAGAAAGCTCCCAGATCAGTCATTACTTTCTGTTTTCATAAGAATGGTCCCATCACCATCACACAACCTGTGCCCATGACAGGGTGAGTCCAGGTGAAGTCAATGTTCTGAGGGAGAACCACTACTGGGATGTCTTGAACACTATAATGTGCCTACTTGGGTGCACCCACAGTGGGACTGGATTTCTACTTGTTATCTGACACTTGCTTCTGGGTCACTTAGCCAATTGTTGGCGTCACCCTTATTCCAATCAACTGGGCACAGAGTCAAAACATATAAACCGCATGGGAAAGAAAGAGTTTCAAGATTGGCTTTCTTAAGAGTAGAGAAACATTAAACATACCCAACAGAAGCTAAATAAGGTCACAGCCTTTAATTAAGTCAACTTGCTATGTAAATTACACTTGACATGTGAACCAAACCatgcatgaaaattaaaatttacacAAAAGATAGATTAGGGAGTGCTAATCCACTTTATAAAAGATTCATTATTACTCAAAAATCTTCTTTTGACTAAAGATCCAAACTTCAGAATTTGCAATGCTCTCCTCATTTATTGAAAGCAGAATTTGATTTACACAGTTTGTCTGAAGCAGATCCCCTTTATCGAGGTCTAACTAATACGAGAACCCTGTGAGATGCCTCTCACAAGTGCAGTCTGGGGCTGGCTCCCATGCTCTTGGTTTGCCTCCTGTGTGGTTCCCGGGTCCTGTCCCATGCAGACCCTGACATCCTCCCAAAACCCAGGGCAGAGAGAATGTTGGACGACTTACCCCGGTGATCACGGCACAGTCAGACACGGTCACCAAGAGGAGTATCACTGAGACTTGCGTGGCACCTCTCATGGTCACTTGGGGTGAAGGCAAGCACTGCCAGTGCCGCTGCCTCCGCTCCACCTCAAAGCTCCCAGCTCGGAAGGCCAGGCTCTCCCCTGAGATTTATAGCGTCCGATCCAGGCTGCCTGTGGATGCCTTGTCTCCACTCTTGCCCATCGCACTGTTATTCAGATGATCTCAGAGATGGAGATGAGACCTGAATCCCTAATGACATTGAATCACCATCAAAACCAATAAAGATGAACCATCGATGGCAGTGATAGTGGCTCTGACTCTCAGGACGCAGTGATCCAGTCAGCTCCACGCATCGCACCGCACAGTCCTTGTCGCCTCTGGGGCATCCTTCTATTCTGCTTGGAGCCAGGGGAAGGCTTTGGTAATAAATCAAGGGATTTGCAACATCACCATTCAC from Dama dama isolate Ldn47 chromosome 20, ASM3311817v1, whole genome shotgun sequence carries:
- the PROK1 gene encoding prokineticin-1 produces the protein MRGATQVSVILLLVTVSDCAVITGACERDMQCRAGTCCAVSLWLRGLRVCTPLGRAGEECHPGSHKVPFFRKRQHHACPCLPNLLCSRGLDGRYRCSTNLKNINF